The proteins below are encoded in one region of Buttiauxella gaviniae:
- the dcuC gene encoding anaerobic C4-dicarboxylate transporter DcuC, with protein sequence MLTIMELLIGVVVIVGVARYIIKGYSATGVLFVGGLLLLIISALMGHQVLPSSATSTGYTLTDIFEYVKILLMSRGGDLGMMIMMLCGFAAYMTHIGANDMVVKLASKPLKFINSPYILMVAAYFVACLMSLAVSSATGLGVLLMATLFPVMVNVGISRGAAAAICASPAAIILSPTSGDVVLAAKAAEMSLVDFAFKTTVPISIAAIVAMAIAHFFWQRYLDKKEHISHEMLDVSEIQTTAPSFYAILPFTPIIGVLIFDGKWGPQLHIITILVICILAAAIIEFFRGFNTQNVFSGLEVCYRGMADAFANVVMLLVAAGVFAQGLSTIGFIQSLISIATSFGSASIILMLVLVILTMLAAMTTGSGNAPFYAFVEMIPKLAHSSGINPAYLAIPMLQASNLGRTISPVSGVVVAVAGMAKISPFEVVKRTSVPIAVGLVVVIIATEFLVPSAAILP encoded by the coding sequence ATGTTAACGATTATGGAATTACTTATTGGCGTGGTAGTGATTGTTGGTGTAGCTCGCTACATCATCAAAGGCTACTCCGCGACCGGCGTATTATTTGTCGGTGGTTTATTACTGCTTATTATCAGTGCCTTGATGGGTCATCAGGTTTTGCCGTCCAGTGCCACCAGCACCGGTTATACCCTCACTGATATTTTTGAATACGTCAAAATTCTGCTGATGAGCCGCGGTGGCGATCTCGGCATGATGATCATGATGCTGTGTGGTTTTGCCGCTTATATGACGCATATTGGCGCAAATGACATGGTGGTTAAACTTGCGTCAAAACCGCTGAAGTTTATTAACTCACCGTATATTTTGATGGTGGCAGCCTATTTCGTCGCTTGCCTGATGTCACTGGCGGTCTCTTCTGCAACGGGTCTTGGCGTGTTGCTGATGGCAACGCTCTTCCCGGTCATGGTAAACGTCGGCATTAGCCGTGGCGCTGCCGCCGCTATCTGCGCCTCTCCTGCTGCCATTATCCTGTCGCCAACGTCCGGCGACGTGGTGCTGGCTGCGAAAGCGGCTGAAATGTCGCTGGTTGATTTTGCCTTTAAAACCACGGTGCCTATTTCAATTGCTGCGATTGTTGCGATGGCGATTGCCCACTTCTTCTGGCAGCGCTACCTGGATAAAAAAGAGCACATCAGCCATGAGATGCTTGATGTCAGCGAAATTCAGACCACCGCGCCTTCGTTCTACGCCATTCTGCCATTCACGCCAATTATCGGTGTGTTAATTTTTGACGGCAAATGGGGGCCACAGTTACACATCATCACCATTCTGGTTATCTGTATTCTGGCTGCGGCGATTATTGAATTTTTCCGTGGTTTCAATACTCAGAACGTCTTCTCCGGGCTGGAAGTGTGCTATCGCGGAATGGCAGATGCCTTTGCAAACGTCGTGATGCTGCTGGTTGCGGCGGGCGTATTTGCCCAGGGTCTGAGCACCATCGGCTTTATTCAGAGCCTGATTTCTATTGCGACCTCGTTCGGCTCCGCAAGTATCATTTTGATGCTCGTCCTGGTGATCCTCACCATGCTTGCCGCGATGACGACCGGCTCGGGTAACGCCCCGTTCTATGCCTTTGTTGAAATGATCCCGAAACTGGCTCATTCATCCGGCATCAACCCGGCGTACCTTGCGATTCCAATGCTGCAAGCCTCTAACCTGGGCCGTACTATCTCCCCGGTTTCAGGCGTAGTTGTTGCCGTGGCGGGTATGGCAAAAATCTCTCCGTTCGAAGTGGTAAAACGCACTTCCGTCCCGATTGCCGTAGGTCTGGTTGTGGTGATTATCGCCACCGAGTTTCTGGTGCCATCGGCGGCCATCCTCCCTTAA
- the cspE gene encoding transcription antiterminator/RNA stability regulator CspE has product MSKIKGNVKWFNESKGFGFITPEDGSKDVFVHFSAIQSNGFKTLAEGQRVEFEITNGAKGPSAANVMPV; this is encoded by the coding sequence ATGTCTAAGATTAAAGGTAACGTTAAGTGGTTTAACGAGTCAAAAGGCTTTGGCTTCATTACTCCGGAAGATGGTAGCAAAGACGTGTTCGTACACTTCTCTGCAATCCAGAGCAATGGTTTCAAAACCCTGGCTGAAGGTCAGCGCGTTGAGTTTGAAATCACTAACGGTGCCAAAGGCCCATCTGCTGCTAACGTAATGCCTGTATAA
- the pagP gene encoding lipid IV(A) palmitoyltransferase PagP, translated as MNVALTNKIILSVIIFFSSLAALPAALANQSSLLINTWDTLSNNVSQTWNEPQHYDLYVPAITWHARFAYDKEKTDRYNERPWGIGFGQTRWDENGNWHGLYLMAFKDSYNKWEPIGGYGWEKIWRPLADDNFHLGLGYTLGATARDNWKYIPVPVILPLASVGYGPATFQMTYIPGTYNNGNVYFAWLRFQF; from the coding sequence ATGAATGTGGCTTTAACAAATAAAATTATCCTTTCTGTTATTATTTTCTTTTCGTCATTGGCGGCATTGCCTGCTGCTCTGGCGAATCAAAGCAGTTTATTGATTAACACCTGGGACACTTTATCCAATAACGTTTCGCAAACGTGGAACGAACCACAACATTATGATTTATATGTTCCTGCTATAACCTGGCATGCCCGCTTTGCTTACGATAAAGAAAAAACCGACAGATATAACGAACGCCCGTGGGGGATCGGATTTGGGCAAACCCGTTGGGATGAGAACGGCAATTGGCATGGTTTGTATCTGATGGCGTTTAAAGATTCCTATAACAAATGGGAACCGATTGGCGGTTATGGCTGGGAGAAAATCTGGCGGCCACTCGCCGATGATAACTTTCATCTTGGCCTGGGTTACACGCTGGGGGCGACAGCGCGCGATAACTGGAAGTACATTCCGGTCCCTGTGATTTTACCTTTGGCATCTGTCGGTTATGGGCCTGCGACCTTCCAGATGACCTATATCCCCGGGACTTACAACAACGGTAACGTTTACTTCGCCTGGTTACGTTTCCAATTTTGA
- a CDS encoding efflux RND transporter periplasmic adaptor subunit has protein sequence MKTVLKLSLLALTTTAALGVGFYAGKQSHGTTVPVASSERKVLYWYDPMTQGQRFDKPGKSPFMDMDLVPRYADEATEDGGVTVSARQQQNLGIKTAIVAKRALDYQFDAFATVSTNERSLQIIPASANGVVEKLFVNAPQQFVKAGEPLAQLWIPEWTAAQQEYLAVRRLGDSALSAAARERLQLQFMPSDVIYRVERTGKPQTRVTVQAKQAGYINKLDTREGAQVAANSPLFEMASLESVWLVIDYPQTQAQALQVGSEILASSDSWPGETFHGRVSELLPNMETATRTLKARIVLENPHMKLKPGMYLNVKLASQRNLPPVLAIPEEALIETGSASRVLVTQNDGHFTPVNVVVGTAQNGWVEIKQGLREGDNVVTSGQFLIDSEASLRSALPEEKIATPAAPEYQGEAVVKEIAEDAITLSHKPIPALKWGAMTMDFALKSAADAQSIKVGDSVMFSFTLDDQQGAVITHLMPMAEVMK, from the coding sequence ATGAAAACCGTATTGAAACTTTCTTTGTTAGCACTCACTACCACGGCGGCGTTGGGCGTTGGTTTTTACGCGGGTAAACAAAGCCATGGTACGACCGTGCCGGTTGCCTCATCTGAACGAAAAGTTCTCTATTGGTATGACCCGATGACACAGGGGCAGCGTTTTGATAAGCCGGGTAAATCGCCGTTTATGGATATGGATTTGGTGCCGCGTTACGCCGATGAGGCGACAGAAGATGGTGGTGTGACGGTAAGTGCTCGCCAACAACAGAATCTGGGGATTAAAACGGCGATCGTCGCTAAAAGAGCGCTGGATTATCAGTTTGATGCCTTTGCCACCGTTTCGACAAACGAACGCAGTCTGCAAATTATTCCGGCCAGCGCCAACGGGGTGGTTGAAAAACTCTTTGTGAATGCGCCGCAGCAATTTGTGAAAGCAGGCGAACCGCTGGCGCAGCTTTGGATCCCGGAGTGGACGGCGGCTCAGCAAGAGTATCTGGCGGTGCGTCGCTTAGGTGATAGCGCGTTAAGCGCCGCCGCACGTGAGCGTTTGCAACTCCAGTTTATGCCATCAGATGTGATTTACCGGGTCGAACGTACCGGAAAACCACAGACGCGCGTAACGGTGCAGGCAAAGCAGGCGGGGTATATCAATAAATTGGATACCCGTGAGGGCGCGCAGGTTGCGGCAAATTCACCGCTGTTCGAGATGGCAAGCCTCGAATCCGTATGGCTTGTGATTGATTATCCGCAAACGCAGGCTCAGGCATTGCAGGTCGGAAGCGAAATTCTTGCGTCGAGCGATAGCTGGCCGGGTGAGACGTTCCACGGGCGCGTGAGCGAATTGTTGCCGAATATGGAAACCGCGACCCGGACGTTGAAAGCGCGCATCGTGCTGGAAAACCCGCACATGAAACTCAAGCCTGGTATGTATCTCAATGTGAAACTTGCCAGTCAACGCAACCTCCCGCCCGTGCTGGCGATCCCTGAAGAGGCATTGATTGAAACGGGCAGCGCCAGCCGGGTACTGGTCACTCAGAATGACGGCCATTTCACGCCGGTGAACGTGGTTGTTGGTACCGCGCAAAATGGTTGGGTGGAAATTAAACAGGGGCTGAGGGAGGGCGATAATGTTGTGACTTCCGGGCAGTTCCTGATTGATTCGGAAGCCAGCTTACGCAGTGCATTGCCGGAGGAAAAAATCGCCACGCCAGCGGCTCCTGAATATCAGGGCGAAGCGGTAGTAAAAGAGATTGCTGAAGATGCGATAACCCTTTCGCATAAGCCCATTCCCGCGTTGAAATGGGGCGCGATGACGATGGATTTCGCGCTGAAATCTGCCGCCGATGCTCAGAGTATTAAAGTCGGCGATAGCGTGATGTTCAGCTTTACCCTGGATGATCAACAAGGTGCGGTCATTACGCATCTGATGCCGATGGCGGAGGTAATGAAATGA
- the crcB gene encoding fluoride efflux transporter CrcB, with protein MLQMLLAVFIGGGTGSVVRWFLGMKLNPVHGAIPVGTLTANLVGAFIIGLGLALFTRMTHLDPVWKLLITTGFCGGLTTFSTFSAEVVFLLQDGRLAWAGLNILLNLAGSITMTAIAFWLVSIAYGH; from the coding sequence GTGTTACAGATGCTTTTAGCCGTATTTATTGGCGGCGGAACGGGGAGCGTTGTGCGCTGGTTTCTCGGTATGAAGTTAAACCCAGTGCATGGGGCGATTCCGGTAGGGACGCTAACGGCGAACCTCGTAGGGGCGTTTATTATCGGCCTTGGATTGGCGCTGTTTACCCGAATGACTCACCTCGACCCGGTGTGGAAATTATTGATCACTACCGGTTTTTGCGGAGGTTTAACCACCTTCTCAACGTTTTCGGCGGAGGTCGTATTTTTGCTTCAGGATGGGCGTCTGGCCTGGGCGGGGTTAAACATACTGTTAAACCTGGCGGGTTCAATAACCATGACAGCCATCGCGTTTTGGTTAGTTTCTATCGCTTACGGCCACTGA
- a CDS encoding efflux RND transporter permease subunit produces the protein MIASVIRWSLKNRLLVLLAALMMAAWGIWSLQRAPLDALPDLSDVQVIIRINYPGKAPQVVEDQVTYPLTTTMLSVPGAKTVRGFSMFGDSYVYILFEDGTDPYWARSRVLEYLSQVQSLPQEAKASLGPDATGVGWVYEYALVDRTGKHSLADLRALQDWTLKFELKTVPNVSEVASVGGMVRQYQIVLDPQRMRALNITHEQVISAVQSANQEGGGSVIEMGEAEYMVRTAGYLKNLNDFKQVVITTREGVPVLLRDVATLRMGPEIRRGVAEFNGEGEVAGGIIVMRYGKNALDTIHGVKAKLQQIQKSLPAGVEIVPVYDRSHLIENAIETLSHKLLEEFIVVALICALFLFHFRSALVAMITLPLGILGAFIVMHYQGVNANIMSLGGIAIAIGAMVDAAIVMIENMHKVLEQWRHDNPDKQPAGADYWRISEQAAVEVGPALFCSLLIITLSFIPVFSLEAQEGRMFSPLAFTKTYAMAVAAGLGITLVPVLMGYFIRGKIPDEKANPINRWLIAAYEPLLDKVLVRPKTTLLVAGLVLLATLWPLSRLGSEFMPPLDEGDLLYMPSTLPGISAREAGRLLQQTDRLIKMVPEVATVFGKAGRADTATDPAPLTMIETTIRFKPRDQWRPGMTMDKLVSELDSVVKVPGIANVWVPPIRNRLDMLSTGIKSPVGIKVNGNNIAAIEQVAEQIERVVKQVPGVTSALAERLGGGRYVDINIDRLKAARYGVSVKELQSLVSTVIGGQNIGETIEGRERYPINVRYPREVRDNIQKLQNLPVITANGSQIALSELADISITDGPPMLKSENARLSNWVYVDLRGRDLKSAVEDMQRAVAQQVKLPDGVSLSWSGQFEYLERASAKLRIVLPFTLMIIFVLLYVTFSRISDALLIMGTLPFSLIGGVWLLYLLGYNLSVAGAVGFIALAGVAAEFGVIMVLYLNQAIAKHKVLDPEGGKPMLMRALHEGAVLRVRPKVMTVATIMAGLLPIMWGDGTGSEVMRRIAAPMIGGMITAPLLSMLVIPAMFVLLKRHK, from the coding sequence ATGATTGCTTCCGTTATTCGCTGGTCACTAAAAAACCGCCTGCTGGTATTACTGGCGGCACTCATGATGGCGGCGTGGGGGATTTGGTCGCTACAGCGCGCCCCGCTGGATGCGTTACCGGATCTTTCGGACGTGCAGGTGATCATTCGTATCAACTACCCTGGCAAAGCGCCGCAGGTGGTTGAGGATCAGGTGACTTACCCGCTGACGACGACCATGCTATCGGTTCCTGGAGCAAAAACCGTGCGCGGTTTTTCGATGTTTGGCGACTCGTATGTCTACATTTTGTTTGAAGATGGGACTGACCCGTACTGGGCGCGCTCGCGTGTTCTTGAATATCTAAGCCAGGTGCAGTCACTTCCCCAGGAAGCAAAAGCCTCGTTGGGGCCAGATGCGACCGGTGTTGGCTGGGTATATGAATATGCTCTGGTGGACAGAACGGGTAAACACAGCCTTGCGGATTTGCGTGCGCTACAGGACTGGACGCTTAAATTTGAGCTAAAAACGGTTCCGAACGTTTCGGAAGTGGCAAGCGTGGGCGGTATGGTGCGGCAGTATCAAATCGTGCTCGATCCGCAGCGGATGCGTGCGCTGAATATCACCCATGAGCAGGTCATTAGCGCGGTTCAAAGCGCAAATCAGGAAGGCGGCGGTTCGGTCATCGAAATGGGCGAAGCCGAATATATGGTGCGCACCGCGGGTTATCTAAAAAATCTTAATGATTTTAAGCAGGTAGTCATTACTACGCGTGAAGGCGTTCCAGTATTACTGCGCGATGTGGCCACGTTGCGAATGGGGCCAGAAATTCGCCGTGGCGTGGCGGAATTTAACGGTGAAGGGGAGGTGGCGGGCGGCATTATTGTGATGCGCTACGGCAAAAATGCGCTGGATACCATCCATGGCGTGAAAGCGAAACTCCAGCAAATCCAGAAAAGTTTGCCCGCAGGCGTTGAAATCGTTCCGGTCTATGACCGTTCTCATCTCATTGAAAATGCGATTGAAACGCTCTCCCATAAGCTGCTGGAAGAGTTTATCGTCGTGGCGCTTATCTGCGCGCTATTTTTATTCCACTTCCGTTCGGCGCTGGTGGCGATGATTACGTTGCCGCTCGGGATTCTGGGCGCGTTTATCGTGATGCATTACCAGGGCGTGAACGCCAATATTATGTCGCTGGGAGGTATTGCGATTGCGATTGGCGCGATGGTTGATGCCGCGATTGTGATGATCGAAAACATGCACAAAGTGCTTGAACAGTGGCGGCACGATAACCCTGATAAACAGCCAGCGGGCGCTGATTATTGGCGTATTTCTGAACAGGCAGCGGTCGAAGTCGGGCCCGCGTTATTCTGTAGTTTGCTTATCATCACGCTGTCATTTATTCCGGTGTTTTCCCTCGAGGCGCAGGAAGGGCGAATGTTCTCTCCACTGGCCTTTACCAAAACCTATGCGATGGCGGTGGCGGCAGGCCTGGGAATCACTTTAGTCCCGGTGCTGATGGGGTATTTTATTCGCGGGAAAATTCCTGATGAGAAGGCCAATCCCATTAACCGTTGGCTGATTGCCGCTTATGAACCGCTGCTGGATAAAGTACTGGTGCGCCCTAAAACCACACTACTGGTTGCCGGGTTGGTATTGTTGGCAACACTTTGGCCGCTTAGTCGTCTGGGCAGTGAGTTTATGCCGCCGCTTGATGAAGGTGATTTACTTTATATGCCGTCAACGCTGCCAGGAATTTCAGCGCGTGAAGCGGGGCGTTTGCTGCAACAAACCGATCGCTTAATCAAAATGGTGCCGGAAGTGGCGACGGTATTTGGCAAAGCCGGCCGGGCAGATACTGCCACTGACCCCGCGCCGTTAACCATGATTGAGACGACGATTCGTTTCAAACCTCGCGATCAGTGGCGGCCAGGAATGACGATGGACAAGCTGGTAAGCGAGCTGGATAGCGTGGTGAAGGTGCCGGGCATCGCGAACGTTTGGGTGCCGCCGATTCGCAACCGTCTGGATATGCTCTCGACCGGAATTAAAAGCCCGGTCGGCATCAAAGTGAATGGCAATAATATTGCGGCTATTGAACAGGTTGCTGAACAAATCGAGCGTGTGGTGAAACAGGTTCCGGGCGTGACCTCTGCGCTGGCAGAAAGACTCGGCGGGGGACGCTACGTTGATATTAATATCGACAGACTGAAAGCGGCGCGTTACGGCGTTTCGGTCAAAGAGCTGCAATCGCTGGTTTCGACGGTGATTGGTGGGCAAAACATTGGCGAAACTATTGAAGGGCGTGAGCGTTATCCCATCAACGTTCGTTACCCGCGAGAAGTACGAGATAACATCCAAAAGCTGCAAAACCTTCCAGTAATTACGGCAAACGGCAGCCAGATTGCGCTTTCTGAACTGGCGGATATCAGTATTACCGACGGGCCGCCGATGTTAAAAAGTGAAAATGCGCGTTTATCGAATTGGGTTTACGTCGATTTACGCGGCCGCGATTTAAAATCGGCGGTCGAGGATATGCAACGTGCGGTTGCTCAGCAGGTAAAATTACCGGACGGCGTGTCATTATCCTGGTCAGGGCAATTTGAATATTTAGAACGCGCCAGCGCTAAATTAAGAATTGTCTTACCTTTCACGTTAATGATTATTTTTGTTCTACTCTATGTGACCTTTTCACGCATCAGTGATGCGTTATTAATTATGGGGACTTTACCCTTCTCATTAATTGGAGGTGTCTGGCTGCTTTATCTTCTGGGATATAATTTATCGGTTGCTGGTGCAGTTGGGTTTATTGCCCTTGCCGGTGTAGCGGCTGAATTTGGCGTCATCATGGTACTTTATTTAAATCAGGCGATTGCAAAGCATAAAGTGTTAGATCCGGAGGGTGGGAAACCGATGCTAATGCGCGCGCTTCACGAAGGGGCGGTGCTGCGTGTGAGGCCTAAAGTGATGACAGTCGCCACAATTATGGCAGGGTTACTGCCCATTATGTGGGGCGACGGCACGGGTTCGGAAGTAATGCGGCGCATCGCGGCACCGATGATCGGCGGAATGATAACCGCTCCGCTGTTATCAATGCTGGTGATTCCTGCAATGTTTGTTTTGCTAAAAAGGCATAAATAA
- a CDS encoding DUF2946 domain-containing protein, whose translation MQSTFWSTSRLRFFRKHLLMLLMAFGWLFVNSQVAVASHDCPVEVSSQILSIQHNDHMLMDGAGDTVKVKGSLCEKHCIPDVMQKDNGHSALVALPVTNTLALIVPECSETVAAVAVLTPPATGPPATIRFCRFRE comes from the coding sequence TTGCAATCCACTTTCTGGTCGACAAGCCGTTTACGATTCTTCAGAAAGCATCTTTTGATGCTGCTGATGGCGTTCGGCTGGCTGTTTGTTAATAGCCAGGTCGCGGTGGCATCGCACGACTGCCCGGTAGAAGTCAGCTCGCAAATTCTGTCTATTCAGCACAACGACCATATGTTGATGGATGGCGCAGGCGATACGGTAAAAGTGAAGGGATCGCTGTGCGAAAAGCACTGCATTCCTGATGTGATGCAAAAAGACAACGGCCATAGCGCTCTGGTCGCTTTGCCGGTCACAAATACGCTGGCTTTAATTGTGCCTGAATGCAGTGAAACGGTGGCAGCCGTTGCTGTATTAACCCCTCCTGCCACCGGCCCTCCGGCCACGATACGGTTTTGTCGCTTTAGAGAATAA
- a CDS encoding copper-binding protein, giving the protein MSIFCARSLTTVALSVLTFLTVAQAAPHQMPHEMSHEMSMPMPQPMAAEVYHGHGVVKKVTDHSVSIAHLPVAALSWPAMTMTFSLPAVGTLPVVKAGETVDFTFSQQAEGYQLTSVTPTK; this is encoded by the coding sequence ATGTCTATTTTTTGTGCTCGTTCCCTGACGACCGTGGCGCTGTCCGTCCTCACTTTTTTGACTGTAGCGCAAGCTGCACCTCACCAAATGCCTCACGAGATGTCCCATGAGATGTCCATGCCCATGCCTCAACCTATGGCCGCTGAGGTTTATCACGGGCATGGCGTGGTGAAAAAAGTTACCGACCATTCAGTTTCAATCGCCCATCTTCCCGTTGCCGCCCTGAGCTGGCCCGCAATGACCATGACGTTCAGCTTGCCTGCTGTCGGCACATTGCCGGTGGTTAAAGCTGGTGAAACGGTTGACTTCACTTTTAGCCAGCAGGCTGAAGGCTACCAACTCACCTCGGTTACCCCGACTAAGTAA
- the rna gene encoding ribonuclease I codes for MKLLCPTALLSLACITSFAATADNLEPKQYGDFDSYVLALSWQTGFCQSMHERKRNEPAECKTQQEQNDKRAFLTVHGLWPGLPKSVAARGVDKKRWMRYGCSTRPVPEMAEVRGSQKCQAPAPALSADIASKLAGVMPGAGGQSCLERYEFAKHGACFGFNPNAYFATMVRMNTEVKQSAFGEFLAQNYGKVVARKAFNQALKESFGNNAVKAVKLTCNGNPAYLTEMQISLDATRINQPLASGSFAQQRNPGNCGKSFRLDAVGY; via the coding sequence ATGAAATTACTCTGCCCTACCGCGCTTTTGTCCCTCGCCTGTATCACCAGTTTTGCCGCTACGGCAGATAATCTTGAACCCAAACAGTACGGTGATTTTGACAGCTATGTGCTGGCGCTCTCGTGGCAGACCGGTTTTTGCCAGAGCATGCATGAACGCAAGCGCAACGAGCCCGCCGAATGCAAAACGCAGCAGGAACAAAATGATAAACGTGCGTTTTTGACGGTGCATGGTTTGTGGCCCGGTTTACCAAAATCAGTGGCCGCGCGAGGTGTCGATAAAAAACGCTGGATGCGATACGGATGCTCCACGCGCCCGGTGCCTGAAATGGCCGAAGTGCGTGGTTCACAGAAGTGCCAGGCTCCCGCTCCGGCGTTATCTGCAGATATTGCCAGCAAACTGGCGGGAGTAATGCCCGGTGCTGGCGGCCAATCCTGCCTTGAGCGCTATGAATTTGCAAAGCATGGTGCCTGCTTCGGATTTAATCCCAATGCCTATTTCGCCACCATGGTTCGGATGAATACGGAAGTAAAACAGAGCGCTTTCGGCGAGTTTTTAGCCCAAAACTACGGCAAGGTTGTGGCACGTAAAGCCTTCAATCAAGCCCTAAAAGAAAGTTTTGGCAACAATGCGGTAAAGGCCGTAAAACTGACCTGTAACGGCAATCCGGCTTATCTCACCGAAATGCAAATTTCGCTTGATGCCACACGCATTAACCAACCGCTGGCCTCTGGCTCATTTGCACAACAACGCAACCCCGGTAACTGCGGGAAAAGTTTCCGTCTGGATGCCGTAGGGTATTAA
- a CDS encoding TolC family protein produces MKQHSLSLWLGGVLFAVSVSAAYAAEFSLQQTLTAAEHYSAELSANRNQSNALSAMADSARELPDPKLQFGIENVPVQGSNNHRFTREGMTMQRIGIMQEYVSGEKRDRKVETILAQSASSAAKAEVIRATLQRATAQTWLDLALSQKVLATAQKLVAETERQVNVQKATVASGSSPASSVVDIRMTLLGMQDKVTLAQRDVALAQTRLLQLTGENIDATSGGLPRYQRLPADPAVLEQNVGQHPEVVEAAREADVAKARSAQSAVAAKPNVGVEVFYAHRADDYDDMAGVMFTVDLPLFKTNRQDKDLAADMSRSMEANDQLALANRERVALVRTLVAQYQAAQTLWLRQQDEILPLQRQRLSLIEAQYRSGQSSLSELLNARRTLLDAELSAHSAEKTVAETWAAIRYLTPQEENPS; encoded by the coding sequence ATGAAACAACATTCCCTGAGCTTATGGCTCGGCGGGGTGCTGTTTGCCGTGTCTGTCTCTGCCGCGTATGCGGCAGAGTTCAGCCTGCAACAGACCCTGACCGCCGCTGAACACTATTCCGCAGAACTCTCTGCTAATCGCAATCAGAGCAACGCGCTCAGTGCGATGGCCGATTCTGCCCGCGAGTTGCCCGACCCTAAATTGCAGTTTGGTATTGAAAACGTCCCGGTGCAGGGCAGTAACAACCACCGGTTCACCCGTGAAGGCATGACCATGCAGCGGATCGGAATCATGCAGGAGTACGTAAGCGGAGAAAAACGCGACCGTAAAGTCGAAACGATCCTTGCGCAATCCGCCAGTAGCGCCGCCAAAGCCGAAGTGATTCGCGCGACATTGCAAAGAGCAACGGCTCAGACCTGGCTGGATCTGGCGTTGTCGCAAAAAGTCCTGGCAACGGCACAAAAGCTGGTGGCGGAGACTGAACGTCAGGTCAACGTACAAAAGGCGACGGTTGCCAGTGGCAGTTCACCGGCCTCAAGCGTGGTGGATATCCGTATGACGCTATTGGGCATGCAGGACAAAGTGACTCTTGCCCAGCGCGATGTGGCACTCGCGCAGACGCGTTTACTGCAACTTACCGGCGAAAACATAGATGCAACGAGCGGGGGCTTACCGCGCTATCAGCGTTTGCCCGCTGACCCGGCGGTGCTGGAGCAAAACGTTGGGCAGCATCCGGAAGTTGTAGAAGCCGCTCGCGAAGCGGACGTGGCAAAAGCGCGCTCGGCACAATCCGCCGTGGCCGCAAAACCGAATGTTGGCGTAGAAGTTTTCTATGCCCATCGCGCGGATGACTATGACGATATGGCGGGCGTGATGTTCACCGTCGATCTGCCGCTGTTTAAAACAAATCGTCAGGATAAAGACCTGGCCGCGGACATGTCCCGCTCCATGGAGGCGAACGACCAGTTGGCGCTGGCAAATCGTGAGCGTGTCGCGCTGGTGCGTACGCTGGTGGCGCAATATCAGGCCGCGCAAACGCTCTGGCTGCGCCAACAGGATGAGATTTTGCCTCTGCAACGCCAGCGCTTGTCGTTGATTGAAGCGCAATATCGCTCCGGCCAGTCCTCTCTTTCCGAATTACTTAATGCACGCCGCACATTGCTTGATGCTGAACTCAGCGCCCATAGCGCGGAAAAAACCGTGGCTGAGACCTGGGCCGCCATTCGCTATCTGACGCCACAGGAAGAAAACCCATCATGA